One window of the Posidoniimonas polymericola genome contains the following:
- the guaB gene encoding IMP dehydrogenase, producing MLEPLEDKIITTGLTFDDVLLAPRYSEVMPSEVDVSTRLTSRIAMNIPILSSPMDTVTEHRMAIGLAREGGLGVIHKNMSIEAQANEVDKVKRSANGIIVDPVTLRPTASVAEARERMSHARVSGVPITFADGKLAGILTRRDLRFLERDDLPVSEVMTGDHLVTATGTVTLEEAEKILMAKKVEKLLLVDEDYKLTGLITIKDIDMMRRYPQAAKDGQGRLRVGAAVGVMDLDRAGSLIAKDVDFLVVDSAHGHSANVIDTVKEIKKRFEIDVVAGNIATADGCRDLIKAGADAVKVGIGPGSICTTRVISGVGVPQITAVHAAATAAKGTDVTIIADGGIRYSGDITKAIAAGANLVMVGGLLAGLDESPGDRVLYQGRSYKSYRGMGSLGAMVHGSSERYRQKGSESNKGKLVPEGVEGRVPYKGPLGSYVYQLVGGLRAGMGYCGAKTIQELRTDTQFVRVSPATVRENHPHDIAITQEAPNYSAEYGAGETD from the coding sequence ATGCTCGAGCCGCTGGAAGACAAAATCATCACCACCGGACTCACGTTCGACGACGTGCTGCTGGCGCCACGCTACAGCGAAGTCATGCCCTCGGAGGTCGACGTCTCGACCCGGCTGACGTCGCGGATCGCGATGAACATCCCGATCCTCTCCTCTCCCATGGACACCGTCACCGAGCACCGCATGGCCATCGGCCTGGCCCGCGAGGGCGGCCTCGGCGTGATCCACAAGAATATGTCGATCGAGGCCCAGGCCAACGAGGTCGACAAGGTGAAGCGGTCGGCCAACGGCATCATCGTCGACCCGGTCACGCTCCGGCCCACCGCTAGCGTCGCGGAAGCCCGCGAGCGGATGAGCCACGCCCGCGTGTCGGGCGTCCCCATCACGTTCGCGGACGGCAAGCTAGCAGGCATCCTGACGCGTCGTGACCTGCGTTTTCTCGAACGCGACGACCTGCCCGTAAGCGAGGTAATGACCGGGGATCACCTGGTAACGGCTACGGGGACCGTGACGCTTGAAGAAGCTGAGAAGATCTTGATGGCAAAAAAGGTCGAGAAGCTTCTGCTGGTTGACGAAGATTACAAACTGACGGGGCTCATAACGATCAAAGACATCGACATGATGCGTCGGTACCCCCAGGCCGCCAAAGACGGCCAGGGTCGCCTGCGTGTCGGCGCCGCGGTTGGCGTGATGGATCTCGATCGGGCCGGCAGCCTGATAGCAAAGGACGTTGACTTCCTGGTCGTCGATAGCGCCCACGGGCACTCGGCCAACGTCATCGACACCGTCAAGGAGATCAAGAAACGTTTCGAGATAGACGTCGTGGCGGGCAACATCGCCACGGCCGACGGTTGCCGCGACCTGATCAAGGCCGGCGCCGACGCCGTGAAGGTGGGGATCGGTCCTGGATCGATCTGCACGACGCGCGTCATCTCGGGGGTCGGCGTGCCGCAGATCACGGCGGTCCACGCCGCGGCGACAGCGGCAAAGGGAACGGACGTCACGATCATCGCGGATGGCGGCATCCGCTACTCCGGAGACATCACCAAGGCCATCGCGGCCGGGGCCAACCTGGTCATGGTGGGAGGGCTGCTGGCCGGGCTCGACGAGAGCCCGGGCGATCGGGTGCTCTACCAAGGGCGCTCGTACAAGTCCTATCGCGGGATGGGTTCGCTCGGGGCCATGGTGCATGGCTCGAGTGAACGCTACCGCCAAAAAGGCAGCGAGTCGAACAAAGGAAAACTGGTGCCCGAGGGCGTCGAGGGACGCGTCCCCTACAAGGGGCCGCTCGGTTCCTACGTGTACCAGCTGGTGGGGGGGCTGCGGGCCGGTATGGGCTACTGCGGCGCCAAAACAATTCAAGAACTGCGGACGGATACGCAGTTTGTCCGGGTATCGCCGGCAACGGTTAGGGAGAACCATCCCCATGACATCGCAATCACGCAAGAAGCTCCAAACTACTCCGCCGAATACGGCGCCGGGGAGACCGACTAG
- a CDS encoding TrkA C-terminal domain-containing protein, translated as MIAIASLLTVLTISLLVTRVATMTLMLTGMSRESARFQARSAFTGCGYTTNEAEDIVGHPVRRRIVMLLMLMGNLGIGAVVATIMVSFMNTTQVESGQRTLNIITLLIGLFLLWLVATNQYIERRLNIVIAWVLRRWGNLQVRDFVAVLQLQGGFAVSELLVEPRDWIADKTLIELRLPTEGVLVLGLQRPGKPYVGAPTGDTTIEAGDTLILYGRVERIEELDERRHGRRGDAAHKEAVEEHEQEKEEQEEHLEDDEAAAD; from the coding sequence TTGATTGCTATCGCTTCGCTGCTGACCGTGCTGACCATCTCGCTGCTCGTCACCCGGGTGGCGACCATGACGCTGATGCTAACTGGCATGTCCCGCGAGTCGGCCCGGTTCCAGGCCCGGTCGGCCTTCACCGGGTGCGGCTACACCACCAACGAGGCCGAGGACATTGTCGGCCACCCGGTGCGGCGGCGGATCGTGATGCTGCTGATGCTGATGGGCAACCTCGGCATCGGGGCCGTGGTGGCGACCATCATGGTGTCGTTCATGAACACGACGCAGGTCGAGTCGGGGCAGCGGACACTCAATATCATAACCCTGCTGATCGGGCTGTTCTTGCTGTGGCTGGTGGCCACCAACCAGTATATCGAGCGGCGGCTTAATATCGTGATCGCGTGGGTGCTTCGGCGCTGGGGCAACCTGCAGGTCCGTGACTTCGTGGCGGTGCTGCAGCTGCAGGGGGGCTTCGCGGTGAGCGAGCTGCTGGTGGAGCCCCGAGACTGGATCGCCGACAAGACGCTCATCGAACTGCGGCTGCCGACCGAGGGGGTGCTGGTGCTCGGACTGCAGCGGCCGGGCAAGCCGTACGTCGGCGCCCCGACCGGCGACACCACCATCGAGGCGGGCGACACGCTCATCCTCTACGGCCGGGTGGAGCGGATCGAGGAGTTGGACGAGCGCCGCCACGGCCGCCGCGGCGACGCCGCGCACAAGGAAGCGGTCGAGGAGCACGAGCAGGAGAAAGAGGAGCAGGAAGAGCACCTCGAGGACGACGAGGCCGCTGCCGATTAA